A region of Xylocopa sonorina isolate GNS202 chromosome 13, iyXylSono1_principal, whole genome shotgun sequence DNA encodes the following proteins:
- the Unc79 gene encoding UNC-79 domain-containing protein isoform X4: MGTRFAAYSLKLTSLHDYYQRLLHGSQPVPSGLDMANTVKFFSQMLLSLLKEVREAPLEMVKSQKFDADRMALYPNLDYKQLYNALTQLMDVVPSIHIGLQAFGQALLQCIASLLPFLDHDLIENVPYLTASSISVLPVELHQDIVNYLCFYILPFTITRKTEDGMENAASQSIAAVIMMIFQYSNNPAHHCQLLECLMALKPGVVKDILCVVAYGTAPARASAAKLLFYYWPSFNPNLFDRRAVLVKFANDLAPFVCQRDSCPNAGNAEAGKVCYDHRISITFATETPPPLYLCIECANEIHRAHPNQMFYDILHPMQQVSMICENKNCRATDKSAISVCFSTECASYNGNHPIRYCQQCHNIRHNKRRGGDHVYHTALPHITKLDSQTQTYMVQAIVSLLKEAEPLSMDSNRDISEISTNKGSAGFPGSSGSGGGGSGGGSGGQFDTATLEERQLLGRYGVWLLVGLCTPNQDISIEILGRLLSMLFHWFHVTAYSFDGTKKSLMHLIFSVGQAESALEKLKTEYVCGWLSEVMKTHYEVFISCLLPHPADYVRVGGHWETLASRTSHLKDGLNRLFCLVPYEVITPDVWDYVMPHWMEAMVNDVPEHELHELKMILCKILDRDMSPLGFDAKKMYNFVAKRFVNTCAKVQEQALNWLQTLTMLEISIPLCQLFSMFSDGVAVMGAMNSAESEQKPSKGTKKEDDEGNTICSVVENESGKSTPLSDDVVPTPRHMEFTTNAELNLSCCILMLDILLKQMELQSVDKHTGINTWVCRDACRLMKSIVASNWNNCHVCNTDTECTYCESRVIWHQLCLQLVSYMAPENPAYPPDKIVDETAEDHGRKSPETSRKGESKSDVVINMPVPEMHSVGGVLAHMPQFFEQIMTATVETVSEQLDLAAIMPTEKVMSAVARAVTLSETDVATATVSVAKPRLIGENDQPLNLSPENETDDFWHTSVGKFRFNIEDLPEQLQYIHKLLKEIMTIDKPDILYYMLQCLNVMCLYGDAFNMAVKDHQGFFIWCQENLLIKNLWELLNSEHSHIAQVTVPLLLHCVTLPCGTDTFWRLIQEEFHNSDWRVRFVAVERVTLIARFMDSTPLRNVMSLQAALANAFCYLIASMDDGNVYVAQRATLYLGTIHDTAMRSLILCLETQFDSVIVDRPMVLQSLYQLHNSLSDRHILTWEFFLNRFDALFLEAQINLERSGDIPYPRDLRNTDLNSEIFMKKLHRAQEALSQSDGSGTNSIKTLSASFGTKWPYKRTMSAPASMIPRQDTKQEKEKVYNRQYSAPILKRKSSRFGLDGHVHSLNMVDETSALPGYTHKIVDLEEADKETMHLLVFLLMQFLSRQDQAYPTDEKPLSKTQGIVLRHLYLLLGYNQTERTFHTSPQRLRVSPVFNVFIANLPQLLDQNHVMGWVMTPPVLAILQHCPCPPQGMPPSDHQTPTYSLWYLEPQNRRSWLMSLLVILYKCQYGQQPWCKQLQVLIKIVLNTLDTQHHQCKRIPATVVMGAPPSRSRDVSQPSLGVDHELMTGTMADMSAESPPMRTPMVSVHQRSPGPTHSQMETHWEESTPSCRYTNKHSSYTINADDTESELAAIPESPKSDSTLHGSSGGSLGELEETPSAVTRSVSLHGSRSTTTDVVAKIDWNSQNAGRKSEGSSRPTWFLGGEEDSHQSGKPGPQKKWSVHEGVKMMVTSTLLSGQPDLQKYTTLSRFERAEKGILEKAIAEKSGPEKAVQERNVTVQIAFNGDTASSKPFGLFNALATTIPPQIQRHELPKEKPPTAGSSNSDSPTSKHLGRQKRIDQSVTIASPVSPGQVVTVTSSDQSSSPAVSSISSQVTSTENGQHPSWHEPPHPLTAPTVERLLPIGTTIRPAGPRPTQRILRCEDTYGSPESPLSKMDVLTVSSSFDQDSETCMSSDVTSPRSISQLEFPMPERLLPIGPLRDFSGLVEHVCQALGVQEIEDSNKFHNGKSNGHTPVKQDSTASDNLSASLVPTSNEIHSSRSTSPRRLIKQVALESPPPVIESSDYPSRIFDPDRRARPKDHVRIQRDRPRKDSGTGQDGPLARRTESWSGSQLQPNFDVASQQAYHADFSLKQSLFRIGDDCIYERCSECGTIKEEYSDEELGLCIINLGTFIHREPFLAAPLLPEILRVVTKVALNAMYPWQSETNMHLPGGAISVAHQFLRCVLHQLAPNGVFVQMFQTHLNESTRMQFFKSVTQALVDFNELNPIAPLQLLLEALNAKKSLPIERLPIILFNIACYLDCLPLEAGLGPGAATWSGLLTQFDSLFRRLALMLSSIEDTTPLLRIMISLLKVPGIQQAKSMLDPFAKVFSYAIQNSTLKYSYLTDLYYFCSKQFSRDRDKHLFGRTIVFELIQAIKFKTTIPDSNFLLLLHFVLQDIGGSLPSTVALENVQTDTSSIYNSNASESLKNQLSDVLDFLTDFHTLSKVKSYSKGMQAGLNEDTLGGILKCGLAQYVALEITRGNNRENKAVARYLPWLYGAPSMIQTGAREYVDCIGHIRLLSWLLLGSLTHMAMYPSINNAHIQGQLMQGQSTQGQPTPTAQPIPQEVSCHVADHVQVIFSGFPEQSKASVLHMSSLFHAFILCQLWTMYLEELSKNHPSNSENHNTTMNILLDFWGKTTPCILQLVEYSKVLAEMVNLHFLSLLEALLECGSILLSKLLPLWSPILYSHHIQLPGHLQVRLQNCRDFPPNKMCEHFTSSRRESNATLLRWLHRLQFKMGQIEMQSSAATQFYSI; the protein is encoded by the exons ATGGGGACGAGATTCGCGGCGT ATTCGTTGAAGCTGACTAGTCTCCACGACTATTATCAGAGGCTTCTTCATGGTAGCCAGCCAGTGCCTTCTGGTTTGGACATGGCAAACACAGTGAAGTTCTTTTCCCAGATGTTGTTGT CTCTGTTGAAGGAAGTTCGCGAGGCGCCCCTCGAAATGGTAAAGTCGCAGAAATTCGACGCAGATCGTATGGCGCTTTACCCCAATTTGGACTATAAACAGCTGTACAACGCCCTCACTCAGCTGATGGACGTCGTTCCCTCCATTCATATCGGTTTGCAAG cgtttgggCAAGCATTGCTGCAATGTATCGCGAGTTTGCTGCCTTTCCTGGACCACGATTTAATCGAAAATGTACCTTACTTGACGGCCAGCTCGATCTCCGTGCTCCCGGTGGAACTTCATCAGGACATCGTTAATTatctctgcttctacattttacCGTTCACTATTA CAAGAAAAACCGAGGACGGAATGGAAAACGCGGCTAGCCAGTCGATAGCCGCCGTCATTATGATGATCTTCCAGTACTCCAATAATCCAG CGCACCATTGCCAATTGTTGGAGTGTCTGATGGCTCTGAAACCGGGTGTTGTAAAAGATATTCTCTGCGTGGTTGCTTACGGCACGGCGCCAGCGAGAGCCTCGGCCGCCAAGTTGCTCTTCTACTATTGGCCATCCTTCAACCCCAACCTTTTCGATCGCAGAGCGGTTTTAGTTAAGTTCGCAA ACGATTTGGCGCCATTCGTGTGCCAGAGGGACTCCTGCCCGAACGCAGGCAACGCGGAGGCTGGCAAAGTGTGTTACGACCATCGAATATCTATCACTTTTGCTACAGAGACGCCGCCACCGTTGTACCTTTGCATCGAGTGCGCGAATGAGATACACAGGGCGCATCCAAATCAGATGTTCTATGATATCTTACATCCTATGCAACAGGTGTCCATGATATGCGAAAACAAG AACTGCAGAGCCACGGACAAGTCAGCGATCAGCGTCTGCTTCTCAACCGAGTGCGCCAGTTACAACGGAAATCACCCGATCCGGTACTGCCAGCAGTGCCACAACATTCGACACAATAAACGCCGTGGCGGGGATCACGTTTACCACACGGCGCTGCCACACATCACGAAATTGGATTCGCAGACGCAAACGTACATGGTCCAGGCGATCGTCAG CCTGCTTAAGGAGGCTGAACCGCTAAGTATGGATAGTAACCGTGACATCTCGGAAATAAGTACTAATAAGGGCAGCGCAGGATTCCCAGGGAGCAGCgggagcggcggcggcggttccGGTGGTGGTTCCGGCGGGCAATTCGACACGGCGACCCTCGAGGAGAGGCAGCTGCTCGGGAGATACGGTGTCTGGCTGCTGGTGGGGCTTTGCACCCCGAACCAGGACATCTCGATCGAAATACTCGGCCGTTTATTGTCAATGCTATTTCATTGGTTTCATGTTACTGCCTACTCTTTCGATGGTACTAAAAAAAGCCTTATGCACCTTATCTTTTCTGTTG GACAAGCGGAGAGCGCATTGGAGAAATTGAAAACGGAGTACGTCTGCGGATGGCTGTCGGAAGTGATGAAGACtcattacgaggtattcatttcCTGCCTCCTTCCGCATCCGGCTGACTACGTTCGAGTTGGAGGCCACTG GGAGACACTGGCTTCGAGGACATCGCACTTAAAGGACGGCCTGAATCGCCTCTTCTGCTTGGTACCGTACGAAGTGATCACCCCAGACGTTTGGGACTACGTGATGCCACACTGGATGGAAGCCATGGTGAACGACGTGCCGGAACACGAACTTCACGAACTAAAAATGATTTTATG TAAAATCTTAGATCGCGACATGAGTCCCCTAGGCTTCGATGCGAAGAAGATGTATAATTTCGTGGCGAAACGGTTCGTGAACACTTGCGCGAAGGTTCAAGAGCAAGCCTTGAACTGGCTGCAGACGCTGACCATGTTGGAGATCAGCATCCCCCTCTGCCAACTATTCTCCATGTTCAGCGACGGCGTGGCGGTCATGGGCGCCATGAATTCCGCCGAGTCGGAACAGAAGCCCAGTAAAGGAACCAAGAAAGAAGACGACGAAGGAAACACCATAT GCTCTGTGGTGGAGAATGAATCAGGAAAGTCGACGCCACTATCCGACGATGTGGTTCCAACTCCCAGACACATGGAATTCACCACTAACGCTGAACTGAATTTATCGTGCTGCATTCTTATGCTCGATATTTTGTTGAAACAG ATGGAGTTGCAGAGCGTGGACAAGCACACAGGGATCAACACGTGGGTGTGCAGGGATGCGTGTCGTCTGATGAAGTCGATTGTCGCCTCGAACTGGAACAACTGTCACGTGTGCAACACGGATACCGAATGCACCTATTGCGAGTCCAGAGTGATCTGGCATCAGCTCTGTCTGCAGTTGGTCAGCTATATGGCGCCGGAAAATCCAGCTTACCCGCCTGAC AAAATCGTCGACGAAACCGCGGAGGATCACGGCCGTAAGAGTCCAGAAACGTCGAGGAAAGGAGAATCGAAGTCCGATGTGGTGATCAACATGCCGGTGCCGGAAATGCACTCGGTCGGCGGTGTCCTCGCGCACATGCCTCAG TTCTTCGAACAGATCATGACAGCAACAGTAGAGACAGTTTCGGAGCAGCTGGACCTAGCGGCTATCATGCCAACGGAAAAGGTCATGTCCGCTGTTGCGCGTGCTGTCACCCTCTCCGAAACTGACGTAG CTACTGCGACAGTGAGCGTGGCAAAACCACGACTAATAGGGGAAAACGATCAACCATTGAATCTCAGCCCGgaaaacgagacggacgacttCTGGCACACTTCCGTTGGCAAGTTTCGATTCAACATCGAGGATCTTCCTGAGCAACTTCAGTACATACACAAACTTTTAAAG GAGATAATGACCATCGATAAACCGGACATATTGTACTACATGCTTCAATGTCTGAACGTGATGTGTCTTTACGGAGACGCTTTCAATATGGCAGTAAAGGATCACCAAGGATTCTTCATATGGTGCCAAGAGAATCTACTTATAAAAAA TTTATGGGAGCTCCTGAATTCGGAACACTCCCACATAGCCCAAGTCACCGTACCATTGTTGCTCCATTGCGTGACGTTACCTTGTGGAACGGACACTTTCTGGCGCTTGATTCAGGAAGAATTCCACAATTCGGACTGGCGAGTCCGTTTCGTGGCAG TCGAAAGAGTGACGCTGATAGCTAGATTCATGGACTCCACTCCTCTAAGAAACGTAATGAGTCTTCAGGCCGCTTTGGCGAACGCATTCTGCTATCTGATCGCCAGCATGGACGATGGCAATGTTTACGTTGCTCAGAGAGCCACGTTGTACCTTGGTACCATTCATGACACTGCTATGAGA TCCCTGATCCTCTGCTTGGAAACCCAATTCGACTCAGTAATAGTGGACCGCCCAATGGTACTGCAATCGTTGTACCAACTACACAACAGCCTCAGCGACAGGCATATTCTAACCTGGGAGTTCTTTCTGAACCGTTTTGATGCTCTATTCCTGGAGGCTCAAATTAATTTAGAAAGATCCGGGGACATACCCTACCCACGCG ATCTTAGAAACACGGATTTGAACAGCGAAATTTTTATGAAGAAGCTTCACAGGGCCCAAGAAGCTCTGTCACAGTCCGACGGAAGCGGGACCAACTCCATAAAGACGCTCAGCGCCAGCTTTGGTACCAAGTGGCCCTACAAACGCACCATGTCCGCGCCCGCCTCCATGATCCCGCGACAGGACACCAAGCAAG AAAAGGAGAAGGTGTACAACCGGCAATACTCGGCGCCAATCCTGAAGCGCAAGAGCTCCAGATTCGGACTGG ATGGCCACGTTCACTCGCTAAACATGGTGGACGAAACGAGCGCGTTGCCAGGGTACACCCATAAAATCGTCGACTTGGAAGAAGCTGACAAAGAGACCATGCACTTGCTGGTCTTCCTTCTAATGCAATTTCTCTCCAGGCAGGACCAG GCTTATCCAACGGATGAGAAGCCTCTGTCGAAGACGCAGGGTATCGTGCTACGCCACTTGTACCTGTTGTTGGGCTACAACCAAACTGAACGCACCTTCCATACTTCCCCTCAACGACTAAG AGTTTCACCAGTGTTCAATGTGTTCATCGCGAATTTACCCCAATTGCTGGACCAGAACCACGTGATGGGATGGGTGATGACGCCTCCAGTTCTGGCTATTCTCCAACATTGCCCCTGTCCTCCGCAAGGGATGCCTCCATCTGATCACCAAACGCCCACCTACAGTCTTTGGTACCTGGAACCACAAAATAGGCGATCCTGGTTAATGTCTCTTCTCGTCATCCTCTACAAG TGCCAGTACGGTCAGCAACCGTGGTGCAAACAGTTGCAAGTGTTGATCAAGATCGTGCTGAACACTCTGGACACGCAGCACCACCAGTGCAAGAGGATCCCCGCTACCGTAGTGATGGGTGCGCCTCCATCCAGATCACGTG ACGTGTCGCAGCCATCTCTAGGCGTGGACCACGAGCTGATGACCGGCACGATGGCCGACATGAGCGCGGAGAGCCCTCCTATGAGGACCCCGATGGTGTCCGTGCACCAACGGAGTCCAGGCCCGACGCACAGTCAAATGGAGACCCACTGGGAGGAGAGCACCCCATCTTGTCGTTACACGAACAAACACTCCag CTACACGATCAATGCGGATGATACGGAGTCCGAGCTGGCCGCAATACCCGAGAGCCCAAAATCTGACAGCACCTTGCATGGCAGCAGCGGTGGGTCGCTTGGCGAGCTGGAAGAAACCCCGTCCGCGGTAACCAGAAGCGTGTCCCTGCACGGATCTAGATCCACCACGACCGACGTCGTCGCCAAGATAGACTGGAACAGCCAGAACGCCGGAAGGAAGTCGGAGGGGTCCAGCAGACCCACCTGGTTCCTCGGCGGCGAGGAGGACTCTCATCAG AGTGGAAAGCCTGGGCCCCAGAAGAAATGGAGCGTGCACGAGGGAGTGAAGATGATGGTAACGAGCACTTTGCTGAGCGGCCAACCAGATTTACAAAAGTACACTACTCTGTCGAGATTTGAGAGGGCAGAGAAAGGGATCTTGGAGAAAGCGATAGCAGAGAAATCGGGGCCGGAAAAGGCTGTCCAAGAAAGAAACGTTACTGTTCAAATAGCGTTCAACGGAGACACTGCCTCCTCGAAACCCTTCGGGCTATTCAACGCCCTTGCAACTACCATACCACCGCAAATTCAaag ACACGAGCTACCAAAGGAAAAACCGCCCACAGCTGGGTCCAGTAACTCTGATTCGCCGACCTCGAAACATCTGGGTCGCCAAAAGCGCATAGATCAAAGCGTGACCATAGCCTCGCCTGTGTCTCCGGGTCAAGTGGTTACAGTGACCAGCAGCGACCAATCAAGTTCGCCAGCGGTCAGCTCGATCTCGTCCCAAGTGACGAGCACGGAGAATGGTCAGCATCCTAGCTGGCACGAGCCACCCCATCCCCTAACGGCGCCTACTGTTGAACGACTTCTACCAATTGGAACGACGATTCGTCCGGCTG GCCCGCGACCAACTCAGCGAATCCTGCGTTGCGAAGACACCTATGGCTCGCCTGAGTCGCCTTTGTCCAAGATGGACGTGTTGACAGTCA GTTCTTCGTTCGATCAGGACAGCGAAACGTGTATGTCAAGCGATGTAACGAGTCCTCGAAGCATATCACAACTGGAATTCCCTATGCCTGAACGATTGTTACCTATTGGGCCTCTCAGAGACTTCAGTGGCCTAGTGGAACACGTTTGCCAGGCCCTTGGTGTCCAAGAAATCGAAG ATTCGAACAAATTCCATAACGGGAAAAGCAATGGACACACACCGGTGAAACAAGACAGTACAGCATCCGACAATTTG TCGGCATCTTTGGTTCCAACATCGAACGAGATACACTCGAGTAGGTCGACGAGTCCAAGGAGACTAATTAAACAAGTAGCTCTGGAATCGCCACCCCCAGTAATCGAGTCGTCCGACTACCCCTCGCGAATCTTCGACCCCGATCGAAGAGCTAGACCGAAGGACCATGTGCGTATTCAGAGAGACAGACCTCGAAAGGACAGCGGCACTGGCCAAGATGGCCCACTGGCTAGACGCACTGAATCTTG GTCTGGCTCCCAATTGCAGCCAAACTTCGACGTCGCTTCTCAGCAGGCTTACCACGCCGACTTCAGTTTGAAACAGAGTCTATTTCGCATCGGGGACGACTGCATTTACGAAAG GTGTTCGGAGTGCGGAACAATAAAGGAGGAGTACTCCGACGAGGAGCTTGGACTGTGCATCATCAACTTGGGGACGTTCATCCATCGCGAGCCGTTCTTGGCAGCGCCTCTGTTGCCAGAAATCCTGCGCGTGGTGACAAA GGTGGCCCTCAACGCGATGTACCCTTGGCAGAGCGAGACGAACATGCATCTGCCCGGTGGCGCGATCAGCGTGGCGCATCAATTCCTCCGATGCGTGCTCCATCAACTGGCGCCTAATGGCGTCTTCGTGCAGATGTTCCAAACGCATTTGAACG AATCAACGAGGATGCAATTTTTCAAGAGTGTCACCCAAGCCCTAGTCGACTTTAACGAACTGAATCCTATTGCACCTCTGCAATTACTACTTGAG GCTTTGAACGCGAAAAAGTCCCTCCCGATAGAGCGTCTCCCAATAATTCTGTTCAACATAGCGTGCTACCTGGATTGCCTCCCATTGGAAGCTGGTTTAGGGCCAGGCGCGGCGACCTGGAGCGGTCTGCTCACGCAATTCGACAGCCTCTTTCGCAGGCTCGCGCTGATGCTTTCGTCCATCGAGGACACCACTCCGTTATTAAGGATCATGATCTCTTTACTGAAGGTTCCTGGCATCCAGCAAGCGAAG AGTATGCTGGATCCATTCGCAAAGGTGTTTAGCTACGCCATTCAGAATTCCACGTTGAAGTACAGTTACCTAACGGACCTCTACTACTTCTGCAGCAAACAATTCTCGCGGGACAGGGACAAACACTTGTTCGGCCGAACGATCGTGTTCGAGCTGATTCAGGCGATCAAATTCAAGACCACTATACCGGACTCGAATTTTCTCCTGCTCCTGCATTTCGTGCTCCAG GACATCGGTGGATCGTTGCCTAGCACGGTCGCCCTGGAGAACGTGCAAACGGACACGTCGTCCATTTACAATTCGAACGCCTCCGAGTCCCTCAAGAATCAGCTGTCGGACGTGCTCGACTTCTTGACGGACTTTCATACGCTTAGCAAAGTGAAG AGTTACAGTAAGGGAATGCAGGCAGGATTAAACGAGGACACACTTGGCGGTATATTGAAATGCGGTTTGGCGCagtacgtagcattagaaatcaccAGAGGTAACAATCGAGAGAACAAAGCTGTAGCTCGATATCTTCCCTGGCTCTATGGCGCCCCTTCGATGATACAAACAGG GGCTCGAGAGTACGTAGACTGTATAGGACATATCAGACTGTTGTCCTGGCTCCTGTTGGGCTCTCTCACACACATGGCGATGTACCCTAGCATTAATAATGCGCACATTCAAGGACAGTTGATGCAGGGACAATCAACTCAGGGGCAACCGACCCCGACAGCACAACCGATACCACAGGAAGTATCCTGTCACGTAGCGGACCATGTGCAAGTTATATTTTCCGGGTTCCCAGAACAGTCTAAGGCATCGGTTTTACATATGTCTTCGTTGTTCCATGCTTTCATACTATGTCAA CTCTGGACAATGTATTTGGAGGAACTATCAAAAAATCATCCATCTAATAGCGAGAATCACaataccacaatgaatattttgttaGACTTCTGGGGTAAGACGACGCCTTGTATACTGCAACTAGTTGAATACTCGAAAGTT TTGGCAGAGATGGTGAACCTGCACTTCTTGAGCCTACTCGAAGCTCTCCTGGAGTGTGGATCGATTTTATTAAGTAAATTGCTACCTTTGTGGAGTCCCATTTTGTATTCTCATCACATTCAG CTACCAGGACACTTGCAAGTACGTCTACAAAACTGTCGGGACTTTCCGCCCAACAAAATGTGCGAGCACTTCACCTCGTCCCGGCGAGAATCGAATGCTACGCTTTTAAGGTGGCTACATCGATTGCAATTTAAAATGGGACAGATAGAAATGCAATCCTCTGCGGCTACGCAGTTTTATTCGATTTAA